A single region of the Rhizobium sp. NLR16a genome encodes:
- the cmk gene encoding (d)CMP kinase, producing MATKSFTIAIDGPAAAGKGTLSRLIAERYGFHHLDTGLTYRATAKALLDAGLPLDDEAVAEKIAREVELAGLNRDILSRHEIGEAASKIAVMPAVRRALVEAQRRFAAKTPGTVLDGRDIGTVVCPDAPVKLYVTASPEVRARRRYDEILGKGATADLEAIFEDVKRRDERDMGRADSPLKPADDAHLLDTSEMSIEAAFQAAQSIIDAVLNRNA from the coding sequence ATGGCAACAAAGAGTTTCACCATCGCCATCGACGGCCCGGCGGCGGCCGGCAAGGGGACGCTTTCGCGTCTTATCGCTGAACGATACGGCTTTCACCATCTCGACACGGGGCTGACCTACCGCGCAACGGCCAAGGCGCTGCTCGATGCCGGCCTGCCGCTCGACGACGAGGCGGTGGCCGAAAAGATCGCGCGGGAGGTTGAACTCGCCGGACTGAATCGCGATATACTTTCCCGACACGAGATCGGTGAAGCTGCCTCGAAAATCGCCGTCATGCCGGCGGTGCGCCGGGCGCTGGTCGAGGCGCAGCGCCGGTTTGCGGCAAAGACGCCGGGCACGGTGCTCGATGGGCGCGATATCGGCACGGTCGTATGCCCGGATGCGCCGGTCAAGCTCTATGTGACGGCGTCGCCGGAGGTGCGCGCCAGACGCCGTTACGACGAGATCCTGGGCAAGGGGGCGACGGCGGATTTGGAGGCGATTTTCGAAGACGTCAAGCGGCGCGACGAACGCGACATGGGGCGGGCCGACAGCCCTTTGAAACCAGCTGATGATGCGCACTTGCTTGATACGTCGGAAATGAGTATAGAGGCCGCGTTTCAAGCCGCTCAATCGATCATCGATGCGGTCTTGAACCGAAATGCCTAA
- the rpsA gene encoding 30S ribosomal protein S1 translates to MSVATPSREDFAALLEESFAKNDLAEGYVTKGIVTGIEKDVAVVDVGLKVEGRIALKEFGARAKDGSLKVGDEVEVYVERIENALGEAVLSREKARREESWIKLEAKFEAGERVEGVIFNQVKGGFTVDLDGAIAFLPRSQVDIRPIRDVTPLMHNPQPFEILKMDKRRGNIVVSRRTVLEESRAEQRSEIVQNLEEGQVVDGVVKNITDYGAFVDLGGIDGLLHVTDMAWRRVNHPSEILNIGQQVKVQIIRINQETHRISLGMKQLESDPWDGIQAKYPEGKKISGTVTNITDYGAFVELEPGIEGLIHISEMSWTKKNVHPGKILSTSQEVEVVVLEVDPSKRRISLGLKQTLENPWAAFARSHPAGTEVEGEVKNKTEFGLFIGLDGDVDGMVHLSDLDWNRPGEQVIEEFNKGDVVKAVVLDVDVEKERISLGIKQLGKDAVGEAAASGDLRKNAVVSCEVIAINDGGIEVKLVNHEDITSFIRRADLARDRDEQRPERFSVGQVVDARVTNFSKKDRKIMLSIKALEIAEEKEAVAQFGSSDSGASLGDILGAALKNRGGE, encoded by the coding sequence ATGTCAGTAGCAACTCCCTCTCGCGAGGATTTCGCGGCCCTTCTCGAAGAGTCCTTTGCCAAAAACGATCTGGCTGAAGGCTATGTCACCAAGGGCATCGTCACGGGCATCGAAAAGGATGTCGCCGTTGTCGACGTCGGCCTCAAGGTCGAAGGCCGCATCGCGCTCAAGGAATTCGGCGCACGCGCCAAGGACGGTTCGCTGAAGGTCGGCGACGAAGTCGAAGTCTATGTCGAGCGCATCGAAAACGCGCTTGGTGAAGCCGTTCTGTCGCGCGAGAAGGCTCGCCGCGAAGAAAGCTGGATCAAGCTCGAAGCCAAGTTCGAAGCCGGCGAGCGCGTCGAAGGCGTGATCTTCAACCAGGTCAAGGGCGGCTTCACGGTCGACCTCGACGGTGCGATCGCCTTCCTGCCGCGTTCGCAGGTCGACATCCGCCCGATCCGCGACGTGACCCCGCTGATGCACAACCCGCAGCCCTTCGAAATCCTCAAGATGGACAAGCGCCGCGGCAACATCGTGGTTTCGCGCCGCACGGTCCTGGAAGAGTCCCGTGCCGAGCAGCGTTCTGAAATCGTTCAGAACCTCGAAGAAGGCCAGGTTGTCGACGGCGTCGTCAAGAACATCACCGATTACGGTGCGTTCGTCGACCTCGGCGGCATCGACGGCCTGCTGCACGTCACCGACATGGCATGGCGCCGTGTGAACCATCCGTCGGAAATCCTGAACATCGGCCAGCAGGTCAAGGTTCAGATCATCCGCATCAACCAGGAAACCCACCGCATCTCGCTCGGTATGAAGCAGCTCGAGTCCGATCCGTGGGATGGCATCCAGGCCAAGTATCCGGAAGGCAAGAAGATCTCCGGTACCGTTACGAACATCACCGACTACGGTGCGTTCGTCGAGCTGGAGCCGGGCATCGAAGGCCTGATCCACATCTCGGAAATGTCCTGGACCAAGAAGAACGTTCACCCCGGCAAGATCCTGTCCACGAGCCAGGAAGTCGAAGTCGTCGTTCTCGAAGTCGATCCGTCCAAGCGCCGTATCTCGCTCGGCCTCAAGCAGACGCTGGAAAACCCGTGGGCAGCATTCGCCCGCAGCCATCCGGCCGGCACTGAAGTTGAAGGCGAAGTCAAGAACAAGACCGAATTCGGCCTGTTCATCGGCCTCGACGGCGATGTCGACGGCATGGTGCACCTCTCCGACCTCGACTGGAACCGTCCGGGCGAACAGGTCATCGAGGAGTTCAACAAGGGTGACGTCGTCAAGGCCGTCGTTCTCGACGTCGATGTCGAGAAGGAACGCATCTCGCTCGGCATCAAGCAGCTCGGCAAGGATGCTGTTGGTGAAGCAGCAGCTTCCGGCGACCTGCGCAAGAACGCCGTTGTTTCCTGCGAAGTCATCGCCATCAACGATGGCGGCATTGAAGTGAAGCTCGTCAACCACGAGGACATCACGTCCTTCATCCGTCGCGCCGATCTCGCCCGCGACCGCGACGAGCAGCGTCCTGAGCGTTTCTCGGTCGGCCAGGTCGTCGACGCCCGCGTCACCAACTTCTCCAAGAAGGACCGCAAGATCATGCTGTCCATCAAGGCCCTGGAGATTGCGGAAGAGAAGGAAGCCGTCGCTCAGTTCGGTTCGTCCGACTCGGGCGCTTCGCTCGGCGACATCCTGGGCGCAGCCCTGAAGAACCGCGGCGGCGAATAA
- a CDS encoding ribonuclease D, whose product MAATIRYHEGDISAADAARYTGAIAIDTETLGLVPRRDRLCVVQLSPGDGTADIIRIAAGQKEAPNLVALLEDPTHQKIFHYGRFDIAVLFHTFGVTTNPVFCTKIASRLCRTYTDRHGLKDNLKEMLDVDVSKAQQSSDWAAETLSPAQLEYAASDVLYLHALRDKLTARLIRDGRFDHATACFAFLPTRAKLDLLGWEEADIFAHS is encoded by the coding sequence ATGGCCGCCACCATCCGTTATCACGAAGGCGATATTTCCGCGGCCGACGCGGCCCGCTACACCGGCGCGATCGCGATCGATACCGAGACGCTGGGCCTGGTGCCGCGGCGGGATCGTCTCTGCGTCGTCCAGCTTTCTCCGGGTGACGGCACCGCCGACATCATCCGCATCGCGGCCGGCCAGAAAGAGGCCCCCAATCTCGTCGCTCTGCTCGAAGATCCCACGCACCAGAAGATCTTTCATTACGGCCGCTTCGATATTGCCGTGCTCTTCCATACCTTCGGCGTCACGACGAACCCGGTATTCTGCACCAAGATCGCCTCGCGCCTCTGCCGCACCTACACCGATCGCCACGGCCTCAAGGACAATCTCAAGGAAATGCTCGACGTCGATGTCTCCAAGGCGCAGCAATCGTCCGATTGGGCGGCCGAGACGCTGTCGCCGGCCCAGCTCGAATATGCCGCTTCCGACGTGCTTTACTTGCACGCGCTTCGCGACAAGCTGACGGCCCGCCTGATCCGCGACGGCCGGTTCGATCATGCCACGGCCTGCTTCGCATTCCTGCCGACGCGCGCCAAGCTCGACCTGCTCGGCTGGGAAGAGGCCGATATCTTCGCTCACAGCTGA
- a CDS encoding MerR family transcriptional regulator yields the protein MSDNGPVRYKVAEAARLAGVSASTLRLWESQGLVVPGRSETGHRQYSADDVARLKRISWYRVERGLNPAAIREALESEEPSADSAEPGQDSGLGRKLRSLRHAAGKTLDQVAGDIGITASTLSTLERTSQGVGFKTLHDLAEYYATTVSRLSGEESVEVPAVIRAGEWRTWPETTPGVTVQLLAEGRRMMDCHRFVLAPGAASEGAYRHEGEEFMHVLSGRLELVLDSDQFFDLGPGDSLYFESRRYHSWRNRHDGETVLLWINTPPTF from the coding sequence ATGAGTGACAACGGGCCTGTGCGCTACAAGGTAGCGGAGGCCGCGCGGCTGGCGGGAGTCTCCGCCTCGACGCTGCGCCTCTGGGAAAGCCAGGGCCTGGTCGTTCCCGGCCGCTCCGAAACCGGCCATCGGCAATATAGCGCCGACGACGTGGCGCGGCTGAAGCGCATCTCCTGGTACCGGGTCGAGCGCGGTCTCAATCCGGCAGCAATCCGAGAGGCGCTGGAGAGCGAGGAACCCTCCGCGGACAGTGCCGAACCCGGCCAGGATTCCGGCCTCGGCCGGAAACTGCGGAGCCTCCGCCACGCCGCAGGCAAGACCCTCGATCAGGTGGCCGGTGATATTGGCATCACCGCGTCGACGCTCTCGACGCTGGAGCGCACCTCGCAAGGCGTCGGGTTCAAGACGCTGCACGACCTCGCCGAATATTACGCCACCACCGTCTCCCGCCTCTCCGGCGAGGAAAGCGTGGAGGTGCCGGCAGTGATACGCGCCGGCGAGTGGCGCACCTGGCCGGAAACGACCCCCGGGGTTACGGTGCAGTTGCTTGCCGAAGGCCGCAGGATGATGGATTGCCATCGTTTCGTGCTGGCGCCGGGCGCTGCCAGCGAGGGCGCCTATCGCCACGAAGGCGAGGAATTCATGCATGTCCTGTCCGGCCGGCTGGAACTGGTGCTCGACAGCGATCAGTTCTTCGATCTCGGCCCGGGCGATTCACTGTATTTCGAAAGCCGCCGCTACCATTCCTGGCGCAACCGCCACGATGGCGAAACCGTGCTTCTCTGGATCAACACGCCGCCGACATTCTGA
- a CDS encoding 4-aminobutyrate--2-oxoglutarate transaminase has product MTATSLTDRKNAAISRGVGMTTQIYADRAENAEIWDKEGRRYIDFAAGIAVLNTGHRHPKVIAAVKDQLDRFTHTCHQVVPYENYVSLAERLNALVPGNFQKKTIFVTTGAEAVENAVKIARAATGRSAVIAFGGGFHGRTFMGMALTGKVVPYKVGFGAMPGDVFHVPFPVELHGVSVDQSLAALKKLFAADVDPQRVAAIILEPVQGEGGFYPAPAAFMKALRELCDQHGILLIADEVQTGFARTGKMFAMDHHEVAADLTTMAKSLAGGFPLAAVTGRAEIMDAPGPGGLGGTYGGNPLGIAAAHAVLDVIKEEDLCNRANLLGGRLKQRLESLREKVPEIADIRGPGFMNAVEFNDRRTGLPSADFANKVRLTALDKGLILLTCGVHGNVIRFLAPITIQDEVFGEALDILETSMLEASAAS; this is encoded by the coding sequence ATGACCGCGACAAGCCTTACCGACCGGAAGAACGCCGCGATTTCACGCGGCGTCGGCATGACTACCCAGATCTATGCGGATCGCGCAGAGAATGCCGAAATCTGGGACAAGGAGGGCCGCCGCTATATCGATTTCGCCGCCGGCATCGCCGTGCTCAACACCGGCCACCGCCACCCCAAGGTCATTGCGGCGGTCAAGGATCAGCTCGACCGCTTCACCCATACCTGCCACCAAGTGGTGCCCTACGAGAACTACGTCAGCCTCGCCGAGCGCTTGAACGCCCTGGTGCCCGGCAATTTCCAGAAAAAGACCATCTTCGTCACCACTGGCGCCGAGGCGGTCGAGAACGCCGTCAAGATCGCCCGTGCCGCGACCGGCCGCTCGGCCGTCATCGCCTTCGGCGGCGGCTTCCACGGCCGCACCTTCATGGGCATGGCGCTGACCGGCAAGGTCGTGCCCTACAAGGTCGGCTTCGGCGCGATGCCCGGCGATGTCTTCCATGTTCCTTTCCCCGTCGAACTGCATGGCGTCTCCGTCGATCAGTCGCTTGCGGCGCTGAAGAAACTCTTCGCCGCCGATGTCGATCCGCAGCGTGTCGCAGCCATCATCCTCGAGCCGGTGCAGGGTGAAGGCGGCTTCTATCCGGCGCCCGCAGCCTTCATGAAAGCCCTGCGCGAACTTTGCGACCAGCATGGCATCCTGCTGATCGCCGATGAGGTGCAGACCGGTTTTGCCCGCACCGGCAAGATGTTCGCGATGGATCACCACGAGGTGGCCGCCGACCTGACGACGATGGCGAAAAGCCTCGCCGGCGGCTTCCCACTTGCTGCCGTCACCGGCCGCGCCGAAATCATGGACGCGCCGGGGCCGGGCGGGCTCGGCGGCACCTATGGCGGCAATCCGCTCGGTATCGCCGCTGCCCATGCCGTCCTCGACGTCATCAAGGAGGAGGATCTCTGCAACCGCGCGAACCTGCTCGGCGGGCGGCTGAAGCAGCGGCTGGAATCCTTGCGTGAAAAGGTGCCGGAGATCGCCGATATTCGCGGACCGGGCTTCATGAACGCCGTCGAATTCAATGACCGGAGGACGGGATTGCCGAGTGCTGATTTCGCCAACAAGGTGCGGCTGACAGCGCTCGACAAGGGGCTGATCCTGCTCACCTGCGGCGTCCATGGAAACGTCATCCGCTTCCTCGCGCCGATCACCATCCAGGACGAGGTCTTCGGCGAGGCGCTCGACATTCTCGAGACCTCGATGCTGGAGGCGAGTGCCGCCAGCTAG
- a CDS encoding NAD-dependent succinate-semialdehyde dehydrogenase: MAFTTALTRHIAFSSPLLRDAGYINGVWTSGDAAKTFDVLNPATGELLASLPDMGAAETRAAIDAAYAAQPAWAARPAKERSQILRKWFDLIVANADALAAILTAEMGKPFPEARGEILYAAAYIEWYAEEAKRIYGETIPAPSQDKRMIVIKQPVGVVGTITPWNFPAAMIARKIAPALAVGCTVVSKPAEQTPLTAIALAVLAEQAGIPAGVFNLIVGLDGPAIGRELCGNEKVRKISFTGSTEVGRILMRQCADQIKKVSLELGGNAPFIVFDDADLDAAVEGAIASKYRNAGQTCVCANRLYIQSSVYDAFAAKLAAKVAELSVGDGFKPGVEIGPLIDEQGLAKVEDHVGDALAKGAKVLTGGKRIDGAGTFFAPTVLTGVTRGMTVAREETFGPVAPLFRFETAEDVIAQANDTEFGLAAYFYAGDLKKVWRVAEALEYGMIGINTGLMSSETAPFGGIKQSGLGREGSRHGADDYLEMKYLCIGGV, from the coding sequence ATGGCTTTCACTACCGCACTGACCAGGCACATTGCCTTTTCCTCGCCGCTGCTGCGCGATGCCGGCTATATCAACGGCGTCTGGACGTCGGGCGACGCCGCAAAGACCTTCGACGTTCTGAACCCGGCAACCGGCGAGCTGCTCGCCTCCCTCCCCGATATGGGCGCAGCCGAAACGCGGGCGGCGATCGATGCGGCCTATGCTGCCCAGCCGGCCTGGGCTGCCCGCCCCGCCAAGGAACGCAGCCAGATCCTGCGCAAATGGTTCGACCTGATCGTCGCCAATGCCGACGCGCTCGCGGCGATCCTGACGGCCGAAATGGGCAAGCCCTTCCCCGAAGCGCGCGGTGAGATCCTTTATGCCGCCGCCTATATCGAATGGTATGCGGAAGAGGCCAAGCGCATCTACGGCGAGACGATCCCGGCGCCTTCCCAGGATAAGCGCATGATCGTCATCAAGCAGCCGGTCGGCGTCGTCGGCACGATCACACCGTGGAATTTCCCGGCGGCGATGATTGCCCGCAAGATCGCCCCGGCGCTTGCCGTCGGCTGCACTGTCGTCTCGAAGCCGGCCGAGCAGACTCCGCTGACTGCGATTGCCCTCGCCGTGCTCGCCGAACAGGCCGGCATTCCCGCCGGCGTCTTCAATCTGATCGTCGGGCTCGACGGGCCGGCAATCGGCCGAGAGCTCTGCGGCAATGAGAAAGTGCGCAAGATCAGCTTCACCGGCTCGACGGAAGTCGGCCGCATCCTGATGCGGCAATGCGCTGACCAGATCAAGAAGGTGAGCCTGGAGCTCGGTGGCAACGCGCCGTTCATTGTCTTCGACGATGCCGATCTCGACGCCGCCGTCGAGGGCGCGATCGCCTCCAAATATCGCAATGCCGGCCAGACCTGCGTTTGCGCCAACCGCCTCTATATCCAGTCCAGCGTCTATGACGCCTTTGCCGCGAAGCTTGCCGCCAAGGTCGCCGAGTTGTCGGTCGGGGACGGGTTCAAGCCCGGTGTCGAGATCGGGCCGCTGATCGACGAGCAGGGTCTTGCCAAGGTGGAGGACCATGTCGGCGACGCGCTGGCCAAGGGCGCCAAGGTTCTGACCGGCGGCAAGCGCATCGACGGCGCCGGCACCTTCTTTGCGCCGACGGTGCTGACCGGCGTGACCCGCGGCATGACGGTGGCGCGCGAGGAAACCTTCGGGCCGGTGGCGCCGCTCTTCCGCTTCGAGACGGCCGAGGACGTCATCGCTCAGGCCAACGACACCGAATTCGGCCTGGCCGCCTACTTCTATGCCGGTGACCTGAAGAAGGTCTGGCGGGTGGCGGAGGCGCTGGAAT